Proteins encoded in a region of the Synergistaceae bacterium genome:
- a CDS encoding ABC transporter permease, with protein sequence MKAFAKRLGGALAVLAIVLVLNFFLFRIMPGDPLTGIVDPRFSPEAKQQLAAQWGLDRPLREQFFVYIREMLSFRFGLSMMTGQPVWDELKNRVPNTVALLLPALLFSAALGIFLGVKAALRRGSIVERLVLWSGAASFSFPSFFVQILLLMGFAWLWPIFPLSGSSSIPPRTGLAGAVDYLWHLALPLFSLVVLSFGGWALYVRNMMVKALGEDYVLMAIARGLPRRRVIWNHAFRSVLPPVVTILLLSLPGVVSGAVITETVFSLNGAGRFLLEATNSHDYPSAGAAFFLLALLTVGCNLLADLLCVLVDPRVRRGGVQ encoded by the coding sequence ATGAAGGCTTTTGCGAAGCGTCTCGGCGGAGCTCTGGCGGTGCTGGCGATCGTGCTGGTGCTGAACTTCTTTCTTTTCCGCATCATGCCCGGGGATCCTCTGACCGGCATCGTGGATCCGCGTTTTTCCCCTGAGGCGAAACAGCAGCTCGCCGCTCAGTGGGGGCTGGACCGGCCTCTGAGGGAGCAGTTTTTCGTCTATATACGGGAGATGCTGTCCTTCCGGTTTGGGCTGTCCATGATGACGGGGCAGCCGGTGTGGGATGAGCTGAAAAACCGCGTTCCCAATACGGTGGCGCTTCTGCTTCCGGCGCTGCTGTTTTCCGCGGCTCTGGGCATCTTTTTGGGGGTGAAGGCGGCGCTGAGACGTGGCTCGATTGTGGAGCGGCTTGTGCTCTGGAGCGGCGCGGCGTCCTTTTCCTTTCCCTCGTTTTTCGTGCAGATTCTTCTGCTGATGGGGTTCGCGTGGCTGTGGCCGATCTTTCCCCTGAGCGGCAGCTCCTCCATTCCGCCCCGGACGGGTCTCGCGGGAGCGGTGGATTACCTGTGGCATCTGGCGCTTCCCCTGTTTTCCCTGGTCGTCCTGAGTTTCGGGGGCTGGGCGCTTTACGTTCGCAATATGATGGTGAAGGCTTTGGGAGAAGATTATGTTCTCATGGCGATTGCCCGGGGACTGCCGAGAAGGCGTGTGATCTGGAACCACGCCTTTCGATCCGTGCTGCCCCCCGTGGTGACGATCCTTTTGCTCTCCCTGCCGGGAGTGGTGAGCGGAGCCGTGATTACGGAGACGGTGTTTTCCCTGAACGGAGCGGGCCGTTTTCTGCTGGAGGCCACCAATTCCCACGATTATCCCTCGGCGGGGGCCGCGTTTTTTCTTCTGGCGCTCCTGACGGTGGGCTGCAATCTTCTTGCGGACCTGCTTTGCGTACTGGTCGATCCTCGCGTCCGTCGGGGCGGTGTACAATGA
- a CDS encoding ABC transporter substrate-binding protein — protein MREKAMKRTGARFWGRLTKEPLFAFFSLTFFTVFFCAVFVSLLSPPPALASSFDIFQFEGPRMKDLYYPVIRDMDAQLLAMSTGKLDVLSDIYRPADIRRLSESGGVELSLAPTFHSFMITFNTRKFPWNRVELRQAAAQVVQRRQWTRDLFSGYCEPLTTYLPPVSPWCDPSPEELPQGMEAARSRLASAGWTWDRFGRLIAPDGQPVPPTKILCPPSSVAATTTEIAQLMADALNELGLPVEAEPIDFQTMLARVDRHDFDACTNAWTMSRDPDVLYAFYHSSMDVEGGYNLSGIADPELDGVLAGLRYAPDEAAARVRALEAQKLLCRLVPVAPIYSRYSVAAIRSDWNGVFTTERSTSDNMLTLISMTPKEGPDRPIYWNIPEEIRTLNPFVSTTAYDWTVLGTIYDSMLSVDPWTFEDVPWLAESWDITTGEKGSVLTFTLRDGLKWQDGRPLTVEDVAFSLGYIKDRNIPRFYDSVKDIESIEVDKDSRILRVALANTSYWHLHNIGGMPVLPKHILENVPDWRAWQPTLRIHSALDGTEMTELIGTGPFTFRESRTGEYVHMTRNEHYLLYAPAAVSTPSARAVSDAVSIMMN, from the coding sequence GAGAGAAAAGGCGATGAAACGCACCGGAGCGCGTTTTTGGGGACGTTTGACGAAGGAGCCTTTGTTTGCCTTCTTCTCTCTTACGTTTTTTACGGTGTTTTTTTGCGCCGTTTTCGTATCGCTTCTTTCTCCTCCGCCCGCTCTGGCTTCGTCCTTCGATATTTTCCAGTTTGAGGGCCCCAGGATGAAGGACCTTTATTATCCCGTCATCCGGGATATGGACGCCCAGCTTCTGGCCATGTCCACGGGCAAACTCGACGTTCTGTCGGACATTTACCGTCCGGCGGACATCCGGCGGCTGTCTGAGTCCGGAGGGGTGGAGCTGTCTCTTGCCCCTACCTTTCACTCTTTTATGATTACTTTCAACACTCGAAAATTTCCCTGGAACCGGGTGGAGCTTCGGCAGGCCGCGGCGCAGGTGGTTCAGCGCCGGCAGTGGACGCGGGATCTGTTCTCCGGATACTGCGAGCCTCTGACCACGTATTTGCCGCCTGTTTCTCCCTGGTGCGACCCGTCGCCCGAGGAACTTCCGCAGGGGATGGAGGCGGCCCGCAGCCGTCTGGCCTCCGCCGGGTGGACCTGGGACCGGTTCGGGCGGCTGATCGCGCCGGACGGACAACCGGTTCCTCCGACGAAGATTCTCTGCCCGCCCTCCTCCGTGGCCGCGACGACCACCGAAATCGCCCAGCTCATGGCGGACGCGCTGAACGAGCTGGGGCTTCCCGTGGAGGCGGAGCCCATCGACTTTCAGACCATGCTGGCCCGGGTGGACCGTCATGACTTCGACGCCTGCACCAACGCCTGGACGATGTCGCGGGATCCGGACGTTCTTTACGCTTTTTATCACTCTTCCATGGACGTGGAGGGAGGGTATAATTTGAGCGGCATCGCGGACCCCGAGCTGGACGGCGTTCTGGCCGGCTTGCGTTACGCTCCCGACGAGGCCGCGGCGCGGGTTCGGGCTTTGGAGGCCCAGAAACTTCTCTGCCGGCTGGTTCCGGTGGCGCCCATCTACAGCCGTTATTCGGTGGCGGCGATACGCAGCGACTGGAACGGCGTTTTCACCACCGAGCGCTCCACCTCGGACAACATGCTGACGCTCATTTCCATGACCCCGAAGGAAGGCCCGGACCGGCCCATCTATTGGAATATTCCCGAGGAAATCCGGACGCTGAATCCCTTTGTTTCCACGACGGCCTATGACTGGACGGTGCTGGGAACGATTTACGACTCAATGCTTTCCGTGGACCCCTGGACCTTCGAGGACGTTCCCTGGCTGGCCGAGAGCTGGGACATCACGACGGGAGAAAAGGGCTCGGTCCTCACTTTTACGCTGCGAGACGGGCTGAAATGGCAGGACGGCCGGCCTTTGACCGTGGAGGACGTGGCTTTTTCCCTTGGGTACATCAAAGATCGTAATATTCCCCGTTTTTATGACAGCGTAAAGGATATTGAATCCATTGAGGTCGACAAAGACTCGCGGATTCTGCGCGTGGCCCTGGCGAATACGAGTTACTGGCACCTGCACAACATTGGAGGAATGCCGGTTCTGCCGAAACACATTCTGGAAAATGTGCCGGACTGGCGGGCCTGGCAGCCCACGCTGCGCATTCATTCGGCGCTGGACGGCACGGAGATGACCGAACTGATCGGGACGGGGCCCTTCACCTTTCGGGAGTCCCGAACGGGGGAGTACGTGCACATGACGCGAAACGAACATTATTTGCTGTACGCTCCCGCCGCGGTTTCCACCCCTTCCGCCCGGGCGGTGAGCGACGCCGTATCGATAATGATGAATTGA